Proteins encoded by one window of Enterococcus saccharolyticus subsp. saccharolyticus:
- a CDS encoding amino acid ABC transporter permease encodes MDYSFLSTYYNYFISGTLVTLIVSFITIILGTILGVVFALMKLSSVRPLRWLANIYIEVFRGTPMLVQILISIGLLHKVFNLPTVPIGVLDIDFGRLLPGIIALSLNSGAYVAEIVRAGINAVEVGQSEAAGSLGLRPVQTMRYVILPQAMRNILPSLGNEFIVLIKDSSLLSTIGIYELMNSAQIVITSSFIPMKPLYVAASIYFILTFATSQVLKIWEKKLGKGYRR; translated from the coding sequence ATGGATTACTCTTTTTTGTCTACGTATTATAATTATTTTATTTCAGGAACATTGGTTACCTTGATCGTCTCTTTTATCACGATTATTTTAGGAACGATATTAGGTGTTGTCTTTGCTTTAATGAAGCTTTCATCCGTTCGACCCTTGCGTTGGTTGGCAAATATCTATATTGAAGTTTTTCGTGGGACACCGATGTTAGTACAAATTTTAATCAGTATCGGTTTGCTGCATAAGGTCTTTAATTTACCAACAGTACCAATTGGGGTATTAGATATTGATTTTGGTCGTTTGTTACCAGGGATTATTGCCTTATCTTTAAACTCTGGAGCCTATGTTGCTGAAATCGTTCGAGCAGGTATTAACGCAGTAGAAGTGGGACAATCGGAAGCTGCCGGCTCACTTGGATTACGTCCTGTACAAACCATGCGCTATGTGATTTTGCCACAAGCTATGCGCAATATCTTACCATCATTAGGTAATGAATTCATTGTCTTAATTAAAGATTCTTCGTTACTTTCAACAATAGGGATTTACGAGTTAATGAATAGTGCGCAAATTGTGATTACTTCTTCATTTATTCCGATGAAGCCACTGTATGTCGCAGCGTCGATTTACTTCATTTTAACTTTTGCAACTTCACAAGTTTTGAAGATTTGGGAAAAGAAATTAGGCAAAGGATATCGACGGTAA